From a region of the Synechococcus sp. RS9916 genome:
- a CDS encoding NfeD family protein — translation MAAFWVPLIWLVVAVALLALELAQPSFDGLMFAALAALVVSVLTALGPLPTLIQMALFVLITVVGTLWLTRWSASRNPEPSTQHQQEELADVLSAIPAGREGRVRWHGQSWAASSLDLDRDLEPGERVLVVGRDGTQLQVMATTIDVSRKTEG, via the coding sequence ATGGCTGCGTTCTGGGTGCCCTTGATTTGGTTGGTGGTGGCCGTGGCGCTGTTAGCGCTTGAACTGGCTCAGCCGAGCTTCGACGGTCTGATGTTTGCGGCCCTGGCAGCGCTCGTGGTGTCCGTGCTCACCGCCCTGGGCCCTCTACCCACACTGATTCAAATGGCACTGTTCGTGCTGATCACGGTTGTGGGCACCCTCTGGCTCACACGCTGGTCAGCCAGTCGCAATCCCGAACCAAGCACGCAACACCAACAGGAGGAACTCGCGGATGTGCTGAGTGCAATCCCAGCGGGCAGGGAAGGCCGGGTGCGCTGGCATGGGCAAAGTTGGGCCGCCAGCTCACTGGATCTCGACCGTGACCTAGAACCCGGCGAACGGGTGCTCGTGGTGGGCCGGGATGGCACGCAACTCCAGGTGATGGCCACCACCATCGACGTCAGTCGAAAAACAGAAGGCTGA
- a CDS encoding nucleoside 2-deoxyribosyltransferase, which translates to MGGKTIYLASPLGFSAISRERLLPPFVRELEQLGLTVWEPFQRNSDVDLNQPGWAYGVAQQCLQDVREADGLFAIVNGTPPDEGVMVELGVAFALGKPVFLFRDDFRRCTDSDHYPLNLMAFAGLPEQGWEAYMHASIASIGDSSKALAQWAQSHGG; encoded by the coding sequence ATGGGGGGGAAGACGATTTATCTGGCGTCGCCGCTTGGTTTCTCAGCGATCAGTCGAGAACGACTGCTTCCCCCCTTCGTGCGGGAACTCGAGCAGCTTGGGCTCACGGTTTGGGAGCCCTTTCAGCGCAACAGCGACGTTGATCTCAACCAACCGGGTTGGGCCTACGGAGTTGCACAGCAGTGCCTGCAGGATGTGCGAGAGGCTGATGGACTGTTCGCGATTGTGAACGGCACCCCCCCTGATGAGGGGGTGATGGTGGAGCTGGGGGTGGCCTTTGCCTTGGGAAAGCCCGTCTTTCTATTCCGGGATGACTTCCGTCGCTGCACCGATTCCGATCACTATCCCCTCAATTTGATGGCCTTTGCAGGCCTGCCTGAGCAGGGCTGGGAGGCCTACATGCACGCGTCGATTGCTTCGATCGGTGATTCGTCGAAAGCATTGGCCCAATGGGCGCAGTCACACGGCGGATAG
- a CDS encoding M23 family metallopeptidase — MLELAASLLTPVAGAITYPITDDHPAIDIACRNGAEVRAAHDGVGRSSWDRRMGWTFKLAGGSGLKSSYSHLKTTAKQGNYKRGDVIGLCGNTGTWSTGTHLHFAMEPVSKLRQFHAFAPPIPDQAPPSPSRPSLLAAIEDLGIKVDRLERCGAANQLAVYHRGAQRLCIAKALDSNPKLLEKVVTHEAVHITQDCLTGLHTPTSASLANHLKQHGGFSDATISKFFQKNINNTRQVDVATASLSPEESQMELEAYALQNQGPLVAALLNSRCSKPQG; from the coding sequence TTGCTCGAGCTCGCCGCCAGCCTGCTGACCCCCGTGGCAGGCGCCATCACCTATCCCATCACCGACGACCATCCCGCCATCGACATTGCTTGCCGCAACGGAGCAGAGGTGCGCGCAGCCCATGACGGCGTCGGGCGATCCTCCTGGGATCGACGCATGGGGTGGACCTTCAAGTTGGCCGGTGGTTCAGGCTTGAAATCCAGCTACAGCCACCTCAAAACAACAGCCAAGCAGGGGAACTACAAACGCGGTGACGTGATCGGCCTCTGCGGCAACACCGGCACCTGGTCGACCGGGACACACCTCCATTTCGCCATGGAGCCCGTCAGCAAGTTGCGGCAATTCCATGCGTTTGCCCCACCAATACCGGATCAAGCGCCCCCCTCACCGAGCCGGCCCAGCCTGCTCGCCGCCATTGAAGATCTTGGGATCAAGGTCGATCGACTGGAGCGCTGTGGTGCCGCCAACCAACTCGCCGTCTACCACCGAGGAGCGCAACGCCTGTGCATCGCCAAAGCGCTCGATTCCAACCCAAAACTTCTGGAGAAGGTGGTGACCCATGAAGCCGTCCACATCACCCAGGACTGTCTGACAGGTCTGCACACCCCCACATCAGCCTCCCTGGCCAACCACTTGAAACAACACGGAGGCTTCAGTGACGCCACCATCAGCAAATTCTTTCAAAAGAACATCAACAACACGCGCCAAGTCGACGTTGCCACGGCATCGCTGAGTCCAGAAGAATCACAAATGGAGCTGGAGGCCTACGCCCTGCAAAACCAGGGTCCACTGGTCGCTGCCCTGCTGAACAGCCGCTGCAGCAAACCCCAGGGTTAA
- a CDS encoding phosphotransacetylase family protein, with the protein MGSTLLIGSCEPFSGKSALVLGLARQLAAAGHAVRFGKPLATSLDWTPEAGPLPDLLIDDDVRFIGTTLGLTEDQLIPSLHLLAPATADQRLEAGTLDAGEGFARLQEQLKAVDSTVTLLEAAGSLHEGLLYGLSLGQLAQGLDASVVLVHLWQDSRSVDALLAARDQLGERLAGIVLNAVTPDEVETLQRHVVPELESLGLAVFGVMPRSPLLRSVTVGELVRRLDARVICCEERLELLVETLSIGAMNVNSAMEFFRRRRNMAVVTGADRTDIQLAALEASTQCLILTGAGEPLPQLISRADELEVPLLKVERDTLATVEVIEQAFGHVRLHEAVKATYAFRLVEEHCQLERLFAALGLAA; encoded by the coding sequence ATGGGATCCACCTTGTTGATTGGGTCGTGCGAGCCCTTCAGTGGGAAATCAGCCCTGGTGCTGGGTTTGGCGCGTCAGCTGGCAGCAGCCGGCCATGCCGTGCGCTTCGGCAAGCCACTGGCCACCAGCCTGGACTGGACTCCCGAGGCAGGCCCACTTCCGGATCTGCTCATCGATGACGACGTTCGTTTCATCGGCACCACCCTCGGTCTGACAGAAGATCAGCTGATTCCATCTCTGCATCTGCTTGCTCCCGCCACCGCTGATCAGCGCCTCGAGGCCGGAACCCTTGATGCAGGCGAAGGGTTTGCGCGACTGCAGGAGCAGCTGAAAGCTGTCGACAGCACCGTGACCTTGCTGGAAGCTGCCGGCAGCCTGCACGAAGGTCTTCTTTACGGCCTCAGCCTTGGTCAATTGGCCCAGGGGCTCGATGCCTCTGTGGTGCTGGTGCACCTTTGGCAAGACAGCCGCAGTGTCGATGCTCTGCTGGCGGCCCGTGATCAGTTGGGCGAAAGACTGGCGGGGATCGTTCTCAATGCGGTCACGCCCGATGAGGTGGAGACCCTTCAGCGCCATGTTGTGCCTGAACTGGAGTCGCTGGGGTTGGCTGTCTTTGGGGTGATGCCCCGATCACCTTTGCTGCGCAGCGTCACCGTTGGGGAACTGGTGCGCCGTCTTGATGCCCGGGTGATTTGCTGCGAGGAGCGCCTTGAGCTTTTGGTGGAAACGCTGAGTATTGGCGCCATGAATGTGAACTCGGCGATGGAGTTTTTCCGCCGCCGTCGCAACATGGCCGTGGTCACCGGTGCTGACCGCACCGACATTCAGTTGGCGGCACTGGAAGCATCCACCCAGTGTTTGATTCTCACGGGTGCTGGAGAGCCTTTGCCCCAGCTGATCAGTCGCGCTGATGAATTGGAGGTTCCGCTGTTGAAGGTGGAGCGCGACACTCTGGCCACGGTTGAAGTGATCGAACAGGCCTTTGGTCATGTGCGTCTGCATGAGGCGGTGAAGGCCACCTATGCATTCCGTTTAGTGGAGGAGCATTGTCAGCTCGAGCGATTGTTTGCCGCCCTGGGGCTGGCCGCTTGA
- a CDS encoding alpha/beta hydrolase: MRKALPFAGAAVLLAAASLPALAGPKLTARTVTDGFVRSNVLLPIGGKKPIDNPVPPDLSDLSGWTQEELETGLQQEYDVDVTAVANFLYSDKGVQFLSESIQENNYTPYYSQANSVQSVRSAIILDAADGKLSSYGMMARLPVDQRLQGPMKVCDTNNLSNEQQETSLLSWYMNTPACIQAYTAVPEEAPAAEPVRGLW, from the coding sequence ATGCGTAAGGCTCTCCCCTTCGCCGGTGCTGCTGTTCTTTTGGCGGCAGCGTCGCTTCCTGCGCTTGCAGGCCCAAAGCTGACGGCTCGTACCGTGACCGATGGTTTTGTGCGTAGCAATGTGCTGCTGCCGATCGGTGGCAAAAAGCCCATCGATAATCCTGTCCCCCCCGATTTGTCTGATCTGTCCGGTTGGACTCAGGAGGAGTTGGAGACTGGGCTTCAGCAGGAATATGACGTTGATGTGACTGCTGTCGCTAATTTCCTCTATTCCGACAAGGGCGTTCAATTCCTGTCTGAGAGCATTCAGGAAAACAACTACACGCCTTATTACAGTCAGGCCAACAGCGTTCAATCTGTTCGCAGCGCAATCATTCTCGATGCTGCAGATGGCAAGCTGTCGAGCTACGGCATGATGGCTCGCCTGCCTGTGGATCAGCGGCTGCAGGGCCCCATGAAAGTCTGCGACACCAACAACCTCAGTAATGAGCAGCAGGAAACCTCTCTGCTCAGCTGGTATATGAACACGCCCGCCTGCATTCAGGCCTACACGGCTGTTCCTGAGGAAGCTCCTGCTGCTGAGCCTGTGCGTGGGCTTTGGTGA
- a CDS encoding hyperconserved protein Hcp, with product MELDLQPGDVVKVLESAALGWVRARVIRVKSGGRVVVQSDQGREFTARGNQVRLIEPAGFRP from the coding sequence ATGGAGTTGGATCTTCAACCTGGTGATGTTGTGAAGGTGCTCGAATCAGCCGCCCTTGGCTGGGTTCGGGCCCGAGTGATTCGGGTTAAGTCTGGTGGTCGCGTGGTCGTTCAAAGCGATCAGGGGCGTGAATTCACGGCCCGCGGCAATCAGGTCCGATTGATTGAGCCTGCAGGTTTTCGTCCCTGA
- the gltX gene encoding glutamate--tRNA ligase, translating to MSVRVRLAPSPTGTLHIGTARTAVFNWLFARNCGGSFLLRIEDTDKERSKPEFTENILQGLQWLGIDWDESPVIQSERIEHHRAAIQTLLDRGLAYRCYANEDELEAMREAQKSSNQAPRYDNRHRNLTPEQEAAFQAEGREAVIRFRIDDSADIRWKDLVRGAMSWRGADLGGDMVVARRAPADQIGDPLYNLVVVVDDAAMEISHVIRGEDHIANTAKQILLYEALGLPLPTFAHTPLILNAEGRKLSKRDGVTSINDFRSMGYTPDAIGNYMTLLGWSVPEGMEERFSLAQAAEVFSFDRVNKAGARFDWDKLNWLNAQVLHALSPEQLLDALQPLWDQQGWSVPSDRAWALALAELLGPSLTLLKDGIDQAAPFFSEPALESDALAQLEVDGARPALQALSSLLESDPWDGLDPDRGKELLGAAVKEAGVKKGVLMKTLRGALLGRLQGPDLMTTWGLLARLGCDRQRLLRCF from the coding sequence GTGTCGGTTCGAGTTCGTCTGGCTCCCAGCCCAACCGGAACCCTTCACATTGGGACGGCCCGCACGGCAGTTTTCAACTGGTTGTTCGCTCGCAACTGCGGTGGATCGTTCCTGCTGAGAATTGAAGACACCGACAAGGAACGGTCAAAGCCGGAATTCACCGAGAACATCCTGCAAGGTCTTCAGTGGTTAGGGATCGACTGGGACGAGTCGCCCGTGATCCAAAGCGAGAGGATTGAGCATCATCGCGCTGCAATCCAGACCCTGCTCGATCGAGGGTTGGCCTACCGGTGTTACGCCAACGAAGACGAACTCGAAGCGATGCGCGAGGCGCAAAAATCCTCCAATCAGGCCCCCCGCTACGACAATCGTCATCGCAATCTCACGCCTGAACAGGAGGCGGCGTTCCAAGCTGAAGGGCGGGAGGCCGTAATCCGCTTCCGCATCGACGACAGCGCTGATATTCGCTGGAAGGATTTGGTGCGCGGTGCCATGAGCTGGCGCGGTGCCGATCTGGGTGGCGACATGGTGGTGGCGCGCCGTGCACCTGCCGATCAGATCGGAGACCCCCTCTACAACCTGGTGGTCGTCGTTGATGACGCCGCCATGGAGATCAGCCATGTGATCCGCGGAGAAGATCACATCGCCAACACCGCCAAGCAGATCCTGCTTTACGAGGCGCTTGGGCTTCCTCTTCCCACCTTTGCCCACACCCCTTTAATCCTCAATGCTGAGGGGCGCAAGCTGTCCAAGCGTGATGGCGTCACGTCCATCAATGATTTCCGTTCGATGGGTTACACACCCGACGCCATTGGCAATTACATGACCTTGCTGGGCTGGTCTGTGCCCGAGGGCATGGAGGAGCGATTCAGCCTGGCTCAGGCGGCTGAAGTGTTCAGCTTCGATCGCGTCAATAAGGCCGGCGCCCGTTTTGACTGGGACAAACTCAACTGGCTCAATGCCCAGGTGCTGCATGCCTTGAGCCCGGAGCAGTTGCTCGATGCACTCCAACCGCTCTGGGATCAGCAAGGTTGGTCTGTGCCCAGCGATCGTGCGTGGGCTCTTGCCCTGGCTGAACTGCTCGGCCCTTCCCTGACCTTGCTGAAAGACGGCATCGATCAGGCCGCACCCTTCTTCAGCGAACCAGCACTGGAAAGCGATGCTCTCGCTCAGCTGGAGGTTGACGGTGCTCGCCCAGCCCTCCAGGCCCTAAGCAGCCTTCTGGAAAGCGATCCCTGGGATGGACTCGATCCAGACCGTGGCAAGGAGTTGCTTGGTGCCGCAGTCAAAGAAGCCGGCGTCAAGAAAGGAGTGCTCATGAAGACACTCCGCGGTGCTCTGCTTGGACGACTCCAAGGCCCAGACTTGATGACCACCTGGGGCCTATTGGCCCGGCTCGGCTGTGATCGACAGCGATTGCTCCGCTGCTTCTGA
- a CDS encoding SPFH domain-containing protein gives MEAILSLPALILLAVLGTGSVKVTSGGRSRLVERLGKFDRELQPGLSLVLPVVEKVVSHESLKERVLDIPPQQCITRDNVSIEVDAVVYWQLLEHSRAYYAVDNLQAAMVNLVLTQIRAEMGKLDLDQTFTTRSEVNELLLRELDQATDPWGVKVTRVEMRDIVPSAGVQQAMEQQMTAEREKRAAILRSEGEKEAQLNEARGRAEALVLDAKAQKEALLLEAEAQSKQQEVLAEAKAKAGLVMADALQANPKTAEAMRLMLAKDWMVMGEQLAEAPGGSVLMVDPQSPAALVAALKKFQGSQD, from the coding sequence GTGGAAGCGATCCTCAGTCTCCCTGCCCTCATCCTGCTGGCGGTGCTTGGCACCGGCAGTGTGAAAGTCACCAGTGGTGGCCGTTCAAGGTTGGTGGAACGGCTCGGGAAGTTCGACCGTGAATTGCAACCTGGGCTGTCTCTGGTGTTGCCCGTGGTGGAAAAGGTGGTGAGCCATGAATCGCTCAAGGAGCGGGTGCTCGATATCCCACCGCAGCAGTGCATTACCCGCGACAACGTCTCGATCGAAGTGGATGCGGTTGTGTATTGGCAATTGCTGGAGCATTCACGGGCGTATTACGCCGTCGACAATCTGCAAGCGGCGATGGTCAATCTCGTGCTGACCCAGATCCGGGCAGAGATGGGCAAGCTTGATCTTGATCAGACCTTCACCACCAGGAGTGAGGTGAATGAGCTGCTTCTGCGTGAGCTGGATCAGGCCACGGACCCCTGGGGCGTGAAAGTCACCCGTGTGGAAATGCGCGACATTGTTCCTTCCGCCGGTGTGCAGCAGGCGATGGAACAACAGATGACGGCGGAGCGGGAAAAGCGTGCAGCGATCCTCCGCTCTGAGGGAGAGAAGGAGGCGCAGCTCAACGAAGCACGCGGTCGCGCCGAGGCCCTGGTGCTCGATGCCAAAGCGCAGAAAGAGGCGCTGTTGTTGGAGGCAGAAGCGCAGTCCAAGCAGCAGGAAGTGCTTGCCGAGGCCAAGGCGAAGGCTGGCTTGGTGATGGCGGATGCTTTGCAGGCCAATCCCAAGACCGCTGAAGCGATGCGTTTGATGCTGGCCAAGGATTGGATGGTGATGGGTGAGCAGTTGGCGGAGGCGCCTGGCGGAAGCGTGTTGATGGTGGATCCCCAGTCACCTGCTGCTTTGGTGGCAGCGTTGAAGAAGTTTCAAGGAAGCCAGGATTGA
- a CDS encoding MAPEG family protein, which produces MDLSALFTANAAAPYAWSLVLAGAVVVASIIPLGAARSQADFTMADMGAPRAMFDRLPAWGKRASWAHQNSFEAFSLHAPAALLALVAALQTGALPGLAAAAALLQPALRLVYIGAYVGNVPPLRGLCWASALLCTGVLYLEGLRSLLSAV; this is translated from the coding sequence ATGGATCTTTCCGCCCTGTTCACCGCCAACGCCGCGGCCCCCTATGCCTGGTCTCTCGTGCTGGCAGGAGCAGTCGTCGTGGCCAGCATCATCCCCCTTGGTGCAGCGCGTTCTCAGGCCGACTTCACGATGGCCGACATGGGAGCCCCGCGGGCCATGTTTGACCGTCTACCGGCCTGGGGGAAGCGGGCGAGCTGGGCCCATCAGAACAGTTTTGAAGCCTTCAGCCTGCATGCCCCAGCCGCGCTGTTGGCGCTCGTGGCGGCCCTCCAAACCGGCGCCCTACCAGGACTCGCCGCCGCCGCTGCGCTGCTGCAGCCCGCCCTGCGGTTGGTCTACATCGGGGCTTACGTCGGCAATGTGCCTCCCCTGAGAGGTCTGTGTTGGGCATCCGCCCTGCTTTGCACAGGCGTGTTGTACCTGGAAGGGCTCAGGTCTCTTCTATCCGCCGTGTGA
- the rplS gene encoding 50S ribosomal protein L19: protein MAADPKETSVKEEATEVANSDVAVADASAKAKSGAAAVKLSAQQLIHDFEAAQKKSELPDIYVGDTVRVGVRISEGNKERVQPYEGVVIAKRHGGINETITVRRIFQGIGVERVFMIHSPQVASIKVERRGKVRRAKLFYLRDRVGKATRVKQRFDR from the coding sequence ATGGCAGCGGATCCGAAAGAGACTTCCGTAAAGGAAGAAGCCACTGAAGTGGCCAACAGTGACGTAGCTGTCGCCGATGCTTCCGCCAAGGCGAAGAGCGGAGCAGCAGCAGTCAAGCTCAGCGCCCAGCAGCTGATCCACGACTTTGAAGCAGCTCAGAAAAAATCTGAACTGCCCGACATCTATGTGGGCGACACCGTGCGTGTCGGCGTCCGCATTAGCGAAGGCAATAAAGAGCGTGTCCAGCCCTACGAGGGCGTGGTGATCGCGAAGCGTCACGGTGGCATCAACGAGACCATCACCGTGCGCCGTATCTTCCAGGGCATCGGTGTTGAGCGTGTGTTCATGATCCATAGCCCCCAAGTCGCCTCCATCAAGGTCGAGCGTCGCGGTAAAGTGCGTAGGGCGAAGCTTTTCTATCTGCGTGACCGGGTGGGCAAGGCCACTCGTGTGAAGCAGCGCTTCGACCGCTGA
- a CDS encoding LysR substrate-binding domain-containing protein: MLSPDALRMLDTTVWLRSGDKAAQRLHCSQSTVSRNNVETLALFDLALERVRGEWQFDGDSTLLFMERRVHQFKRLQRDPDSHPLRIEANFWAAPAFLDPLPQGWEGGVWDHVGMERPLQLLRERVIDAWIGSYQPDLPEHDPELAVVDLCRTPVHLVAAADHPLVGRSGLTDQDLDPFPSLALPSGLFPKTEAVLRSHGLWQNRVRMKRFRPELWQGRTEDQVTLTYASSLALQAMPGLVRLDYDLGLISGEALVVRRDLQHQPSLQELKAWLVHRCESLAGQFPDLQLAAAA, encoded by the coding sequence ATGCTTTCGCCTGACGCGCTGCGCATGCTCGACACCACCGTCTGGTTGCGGTCTGGAGACAAGGCTGCTCAGCGTTTGCATTGTTCCCAGAGCACGGTGTCGCGGAACAACGTGGAGACCTTGGCGTTGTTTGATTTGGCTCTCGAGAGGGTGCGTGGGGAGTGGCAGTTTGATGGGGACTCAACCCTGCTGTTCATGGAGCGGCGGGTGCATCAGTTCAAGCGTTTGCAGCGCGATCCTGATAGCCATCCCCTCAGGATTGAAGCCAATTTCTGGGCTGCACCGGCGTTTCTTGATCCCTTGCCGCAGGGCTGGGAAGGAGGGGTCTGGGATCACGTGGGGATGGAGCGTCCGCTGCAGCTGTTGCGTGAGCGCGTGATCGATGCATGGATCGGTAGTTATCAGCCGGATCTGCCTGAACACGATCCCGAGTTGGCTGTTGTCGATCTTTGCCGCACCCCTGTGCATCTTGTGGCTGCTGCGGATCACCCCCTTGTCGGGCGGTCGGGTTTAACCGATCAGGATCTCGACCCTTTTCCCAGTCTGGCTTTGCCCTCAGGGCTGTTTCCCAAGACCGAGGCCGTGCTGCGTTCCCATGGTCTCTGGCAAAACCGGGTGCGGATGAAACGGTTTCGCCCTGAGTTGTGGCAGGGGCGCACTGAGGATCAGGTCACGTTGACCTACGCCAGTTCGCTTGCCCTGCAAGCGATGCCCGGCTTAGTGCGACTGGATTATGACCTGGGCTTGATCAGCGGCGAAGCCCTTGTGGTGCGTAGGGACCTTCAGCATCAGCCATCTCTTCAGGAGCTCAAGGCCTGGCTGGTCCACCGCTGCGAGAGCTTGGCTGGACAATTTCCTGATTTGCAACTGGCGGCTGCAGCTTGA
- a CDS encoding SDR family oxidoreductase, which yields MAHSSAPSALKSPWQGLRIGITGVRGALGQALCRQFLAQGAVVVGLSHGPRPQSEDPSSAPQEWTQWQCDQEDALDSVLRTLDVLVLNHGINPAGDQRSETLSKAITINALSSWRLLNRFEAIATTFPQEGRPRQLWVNTSEAEIQPALSPGYELSKRLIGQLVSLRWSNRSAEQRQRMQLRKLVLGPFKSELNPIGLMSADWVAQQVLLQARMNLSLIIVTPNLLTYLLMPVSELGRAIYNRLFNRPDP from the coding sequence ATGGCCCACTCTTCTGCACCGTCAGCACTCAAGTCCCCTTGGCAGGGGTTGCGAATCGGTATCACCGGGGTCCGTGGCGCCCTTGGGCAGGCCCTGTGCCGTCAGTTTCTGGCCCAGGGCGCCGTGGTGGTGGGCCTGAGCCATGGCCCCCGTCCGCAAAGCGAAGACCCATCCTCGGCACCTCAGGAATGGACGCAATGGCAGTGCGACCAGGAAGACGCGCTCGACTCAGTTTTGCGCACCCTCGATGTGCTGGTGCTCAACCACGGCATCAATCCTGCAGGGGATCAACGCAGCGAGACCCTTTCGAAGGCCATCACCATCAATGCCTTGAGCAGCTGGCGCCTTCTCAACCGCTTTGAAGCCATCGCCACGACTTTTCCCCAGGAGGGGCGTCCCCGCCAGCTTTGGGTCAACACCTCCGAAGCCGAGATCCAGCCTGCGCTGAGTCCTGGCTACGAGCTGAGCAAACGTCTGATCGGCCAATTGGTCAGCTTGCGTTGGAGCAATCGCAGTGCTGAACAACGTCAACGGATGCAGCTGCGGAAACTCGTGCTTGGCCCGTTCAAATCCGAACTCAATCCCATTGGCCTGATGTCAGCGGACTGGGTTGCGCAACAGGTGCTGTTGCAGGCACGGATGAACTTGTCATTAATCATCGTGACTCCCAATCTGCTGACCTACCTGCTGATGCCGGTGAGCGAATTGGGGAGAGCGATCTACAACCGCCTGTTCAATCGCCCCGATCCGTGA
- a CDS encoding YajQ family cyclic di-GMP-binding protein, producing the protein MASTYSFDVVSDFDRQELVNTLDQVRRDVGNRYDLKDSGTEIELEETEVVITTASDMTLQAVEDVLRTKATKRNLSLKIFDFQPAEAVGGNRVKQVVKLRKGLSQEIAKKLSKSVRDDLKKVTVAIQGESLRITGKSKDDLQQAIQLLKTKEEELDVPLQFENYR; encoded by the coding sequence ATGGCCAGCACCTACTCCTTCGATGTGGTGTCGGATTTCGACCGTCAGGAGCTGGTGAACACGCTTGATCAGGTGCGTCGGGATGTGGGAAACCGCTACGACCTCAAGGATTCCGGCACGGAGATCGAGCTCGAGGAGACGGAAGTGGTGATCACCACCGCCAGCGATATGACGCTGCAAGCGGTGGAGGATGTGTTGCGCACCAAGGCCACCAAGCGCAATCTCTCGCTCAAGATCTTTGACTTTCAGCCTGCTGAAGCGGTGGGCGGTAACCGGGTGAAGCAGGTGGTGAAACTGCGTAAGGGTCTTAGTCAGGAGATCGCTAAAAAGTTGAGCAAAAGTGTGCGCGATGACCTCAAGAAGGTGACTGTGGCGATCCAGGGTGAAAGCCTGCGCATCACAGGTAAAAGCAAGGATGACCTTCAGCAAGCCATTCAGTTGCTCAAAACCAAGGAAGAGGAGTTGGATGTGCCCCTTCAGTTTGAAAACTACCGCTGA
- the ebsA gene encoding type IV pilus biogenesis protein EbsA has product MKKSQQQPVGGPAEAAQIALFAPYCGGLQQEDALRRTLPQLHRGRLEGSRALDAGHSHAFVLTWGSVRAPLTPCRCELTFPDSAGLHYDFVMPAHQLATFLMQVEPAAGVQDLPDVFWQWLLLEHDASESVESGPLH; this is encoded by the coding sequence TTGAAGAAATCCCAGCAGCAGCCTGTGGGTGGCCCCGCTGAAGCAGCTCAGATTGCCCTGTTCGCTCCCTATTGCGGAGGCTTGCAGCAGGAGGACGCCTTACGGCGGACCTTGCCTCAGCTGCATCGAGGGCGATTGGAAGGGAGCCGTGCGCTGGATGCTGGCCATAGCCATGCTTTCGTTTTGACCTGGGGCAGCGTGCGAGCACCGCTGACGCCCTGCCGATGTGAGTTGACCTTCCCGGATTCAGCTGGGCTGCACTACGACTTCGTGATGCCTGCCCATCAGCTCGCCACCTTTTTGATGCAGGTCGAGCCTGCTGCTGGTGTTCAGGATCTACCGGACGTGTTTTGGCAATGGCTCTTGTTGGAGCACGATGCGAGCGAATCAGTCGAGTCGGGGCCGTTACATTGA
- the map gene encoding type I methionyl aminopeptidase, producing MNLFADLLAASNGGKATATGPRIQQRRGVEVKSARELKIMAEASRIVATVLREIMGSVEPGQTTGDLDAIAERRIREMGATPSFKGYHGFPASICASINNEVVHGIPSNKRVIRNGDLLKVDTGAYFDGYHGDSCITICVGDAPEEAQTLSRVARESLMAGLAKIKAGNTLLDIAGAVEDHVAANGFSVVEDYTGHGVGRNLHEEPSVFNFRTDELPNVKLRAGMTLAVEPILNAGSKHCRTLKDRWTVVTRDGSLSAQWEHTIVVTSDGCEILTDRGD from the coding sequence ATGAATCTCTTCGCTGACCTTTTGGCTGCTTCCAACGGTGGCAAAGCAACCGCTACAGGACCGCGCATTCAGCAGCGCCGCGGGGTGGAGGTCAAGTCGGCGCGCGAGCTCAAGATCATGGCTGAGGCCAGCCGAATCGTGGCCACGGTGCTGCGGGAAATCATGGGGTCCGTCGAACCCGGCCAGACCACCGGTGACCTTGATGCCATCGCGGAACGCCGGATCCGCGAAATGGGAGCGACTCCCAGCTTCAAGGGCTATCACGGCTTCCCAGCCAGCATCTGCGCCAGCATTAATAACGAAGTGGTGCACGGGATCCCCAGCAACAAACGGGTGATCCGCAACGGTGACCTGCTCAAGGTGGACACCGGGGCTTATTTCGACGGTTATCACGGCGACAGCTGCATCACCATCTGTGTGGGTGATGCTCCCGAGGAAGCGCAAACCCTCAGCCGCGTCGCCCGGGAATCCCTCATGGCTGGGTTGGCAAAAATCAAGGCTGGCAACACGCTCCTTGACATTGCTGGTGCCGTGGAAGACCACGTTGCTGCCAATGGTTTCAGTGTGGTCGAGGACTACACCGGTCATGGTGTTGGCCGAAATCTGCACGAGGAGCCGTCGGTGTTCAATTTCCGCACCGATGAACTCCCCAACGTGAAGCTGCGGGCAGGCATGACCTTGGCCGTGGAGCCCATCCTCAATGCCGGCAGCAAGCACTGCCGCACCTTGAAGGATCGTTGGACCGTCGTCACCCGTGACGGCAGCCTTTCCGCGCAGTGGGAGCACACGATCGTGGTCACCTCTGACGGTTGCGAGATCCTCACGGATCGGGGCGATTGA